The following proteins are co-located in the Pseudomonas cavernae genome:
- a CDS encoding ABC transporter permease subunit: MLSFIARRLGLLIPTFFGVTLLTFALIRLIPGDPVEVMMGERRVDPQMHAEAMHRLGLDKPLAAQYLDYIGQLAQGDLGESLRTREGVWSEFLALFPATLELAIAALLFAGTLGLLAGVIAALKRGSLFDHGVMGISLAGYSMPIFWWGLLLIMFFSVWLGWTPVSGRIDLLYDIEPRTGFMLIDTLLSEEPGAFVDALRHLILPAIVLGTIPLAVIARMTRSAMLEVLREDYIRTARAKGLSPARVVFVHGLRNALIPVITVFGLQVGALLSGAVLTETIFSWPGIGKWLIEAIGARDYPVVQNGILLIACLVILVNFVVDILYGLVNPRIRHQR, from the coding sequence ATGCTGTCCTTTATCGCCCGCCGGCTGGGACTGCTGATTCCGACCTTCTTCGGCGTCACCCTGCTGACCTTCGCGCTGATTCGCCTGATCCCCGGCGACCCGGTGGAAGTGATGATGGGCGAACGCCGGGTCGACCCGCAGATGCACGCCGAAGCCATGCACCGCCTCGGCCTCGACAAGCCACTGGCCGCGCAGTACCTCGATTACATCGGCCAGCTCGCCCAGGGCGACCTCGGTGAATCGCTGCGCACCCGCGAAGGCGTATGGAGCGAATTCCTCGCCCTGTTCCCGGCCACCCTGGAACTGGCCATCGCCGCCCTGCTGTTCGCCGGCACCCTAGGCCTGCTGGCCGGGGTGATCGCCGCGCTGAAGCGCGGCTCACTGTTCGATCACGGGGTGATGGGCATCTCCCTGGCCGGCTATTCGATGCCGATTTTCTGGTGGGGTCTGCTGCTGATCATGTTCTTCTCCGTGTGGCTGGGCTGGACGCCGGTGTCCGGGCGCATCGACCTGCTCTACGACATCGAGCCGCGGACCGGCTTCATGCTCATCGATACGCTGCTCTCGGAAGAACCAGGCGCCTTCGTCGACGCCCTCAGACACCTGATCCTGCCGGCCATCGTGCTCGGCACCATCCCGCTGGCGGTGATCGCACGGATGACCCGCTCGGCGATGCTCGAAGTGCTGCGCGAGGACTACATCCGCACCGCCCGCGCCAAGGGCCTGTCGCCGGCGCGGGTGGTGTTCGTGCATGGCCTGCGCAACGCGCTGATCCCGGTCATCACGGTGTTCGGCCTGCAGGTCGGCGCGCTGCTCTCCGGCGCGGTGCTGACCGAGACCATCTTCTCCTGGCCGGGCATCGGCAAATGGCTGATCGAGGCGATCGGCGCGCGCGACTACCCAGTGGTGCAGAACGGCATCCTGCTGATCGCCTGCCTGGTGATCCTGGTCAACTTCGTCGTGGATATCCTCTACGGCCTGGTCAACCCGCGCATTCGCCATCAGCGCTGA
- a CDS encoding peptide ABC transporter ATP-binding protein, with amino-acid sequence MTGVPTPEVVLTARELTRHYEISRGLFKPHATVRALNGVSFELTAGKTLAVVGESGCGKSTLARALTLIEQPTSGSLQIAGQEVTGASKAERKQLRRDVQMVFQNPYASLNPRQKIGDQLAEPLLINTPLSRAERRERVQAMMQQVGLRPEHYQRYPHMFSGGQRQRIALARAMMLNPKVLVADEPTSALDVSIQAQVLNLFMDLQEQYGTAYVFISHNLAVVRHVANEVLVMYLGRPVEIGSSARIYARPLHPYTQALLSATPTIHPDQLKPKIKIVGELPNPLDPPPGCAFHKRCPYATERCRVEVPELRLLDARQVACHHAETINA; translated from the coding sequence ATGACCGGTGTACCGACCCCCGAAGTGGTGCTCACCGCCCGCGAGCTGACCCGCCACTACGAAATCTCCCGCGGCCTGTTCAAGCCGCACGCCACGGTGCGCGCGCTGAATGGCGTGTCCTTCGAATTGACGGCGGGCAAGACCCTGGCGGTGGTCGGCGAATCCGGCTGCGGCAAATCCACCCTGGCGCGCGCCCTGACCCTGATCGAGCAACCGACTTCCGGCTCGCTGCAGATCGCCGGCCAGGAGGTCACCGGCGCCAGCAAGGCCGAGCGCAAGCAGCTGCGCCGCGACGTGCAGATGGTGTTCCAGAACCCCTACGCCTCGCTCAACCCGCGGCAGAAGATCGGCGACCAGCTGGCCGAGCCGCTGCTGATCAACACCCCGCTGTCGCGCGCCGAGCGCCGCGAGCGGGTGCAGGCGATGATGCAGCAGGTCGGCCTGCGCCCCGAGCATTACCAGCGCTACCCGCACATGTTCTCCGGCGGCCAGCGCCAGCGCATCGCCCTGGCGCGGGCGATGATGCTCAATCCCAAGGTGCTGGTGGCCGACGAACCGACCTCGGCGCTGGACGTGTCGATCCAGGCCCAGGTGCTCAACCTGTTTATGGACTTACAAGAGCAGTACGGCACCGCCTACGTGTTCATCTCCCACAACCTGGCGGTGGTCCGCCACGTGGCCAACGAGGTGCTGGTGATGTACCTCGGCCGCCCGGTGGAGATCGGCTCCAGCGCGCGCATCTATGCCCGCCCGCTGCACCCCTACACCCAGGCGCTGCTGTCGGCGACCCCGACGATCCATCCCGATCAGCTGAAGCCGAAGATCAAGATTGTCGGCGAACTGCCCAACCCCCTCGACCCGCCGCCCGGCTGCGCCTTCCACAAGCGCTGCCCCTATGCGACCGAGCGCTGCCGGGTCGAAGTGCCGGAACTGCGCCTGCTGGATGCGCGGCAGGTGGCCTGCCACCATGCCGAGACGATCAACGCCTGA
- a CDS encoding ABC transporter ATP-binding protein has protein sequence MSLLDIQNLSVRFGDASAVPVVDGLDLSVDQGEVLAIVGESGSGKSVTMLALLGLIDPPGRVTADALRFDGTDMLRLKGRQRRHIVGKDLAMIFQDPMSALNPSYTVGFQIEEVLRQHLGLKGQAARQRALELLERVEIPAAASRLRAYPHQLSGGMSQRVAIAMAIAAEPKLLIADEPTTALDVTIQAQIMDLLLDLQRDRGMALVLITHDLAVVAETAQRVCVMYAGQAVEIGEVPRLFDAPTHPYTEALLKSIPEHCLGDRRLSTLPGIVPGRYDRPHGCLLAPRCPYAQAHCHAQRPTLDAHAHGAVRCFYPLNLSEEAR, from the coding sequence ATGAGCCTCCTCGATATCCAAAACCTCAGCGTGCGCTTCGGCGACGCCAGCGCCGTGCCGGTGGTCGACGGCCTCGACCTCAGCGTCGACCAGGGCGAGGTGCTGGCCATAGTCGGCGAGTCCGGCTCCGGCAAGTCGGTGACCATGCTCGCCCTGCTCGGCCTGATCGACCCGCCCGGCCGGGTGACGGCGGACGCCCTGCGGTTCGACGGCACCGACATGCTGCGCCTCAAGGGCAGGCAGCGCCGGCACATAGTCGGCAAGGACCTGGCGATGATCTTCCAGGACCCGATGAGCGCGCTCAACCCCAGCTATACCGTGGGTTTCCAGATCGAGGAAGTGCTGCGCCAGCACCTCGGCCTCAAGGGCCAGGCCGCCCGCCAGCGCGCCCTGGAACTGCTCGAGCGGGTGGAGATCCCGGCCGCCGCCAGCCGCCTGCGGGCCTACCCGCACCAGCTCTCCGGCGGCATGAGCCAGCGCGTGGCGATTGCCATGGCGATCGCCGCCGAACCCAAGCTGCTGATCGCCGACGAACCGACCACCGCGCTGGACGTGACCATCCAGGCGCAGATCATGGATCTGCTGCTCGACCTGCAGCGCGACCGGGGCATGGCCCTGGTGCTGATCACCCACGACCTCGCCGTGGTCGCGGAAACCGCCCAGCGCGTGTGCGTGATGTACGCCGGCCAGGCGGTGGAAATCGGCGAGGTGCCGCGCCTGTTCGACGCGCCGACCCACCCCTATACCGAGGCGCTGCTCAAGTCGATTCCCGAGCACTGCCTGGGCGACCGCCGGCTGTCGACCCTGCCCGGCATAGTCCCCGGCCGCTACGACCGCCCGCACGGCTGCCTGCTGGCACCGCGCTGCCCCTATGCGCAGGCCCACTGCCACGCCCAGCGTCCGACTCTGGACGCCCACGCCCATGGCGCGGTGCGCTGCTTCTATCCGCTCAACCTCAGCGAGGAGGCCCGATGA
- a CDS encoding ABC transporter substrate-binding protein, whose product MPRSLLCLALCLPLQLWAGQSLVVCTEAAPEGFDIVQYTAATTADAAAETLFDRLVQFAPGTTRIVPALAQSWEISADGLSYTFRLRAGVQFHHTPWFTPSRPFDADDVLWSFQRQLDPQHPWHTLSPRGFPYVESMALGQLIARIDKLDAQHVRFVLKHPEAPFLADLAMGFASIYSAEYAAQLLQAGTPERLNSQPVGTGPFVFERYAKDAQIRYRANPDYWAGKPPLDKLLFAITPDPNVRVQQVKAGACQVALYPKPTDVPALRQEPKLRLGEQEALMIAYVALNTRHPPLDDVRVRQAINLAFDKQAYIRAQYGEGAASPAVNPYPPSLLGYNGAIAPWPHDPARAKRLLAEAGHASGLKLSIWTRPGGGPTNPNPGIGAQMLQADLAAIGIQAQIRVYEWGELIKRAKHGEHDLVFMGWVGDNGDPDNFLTPNLSCAAAKSGENQAGWCNPQFDALIRQARQSREQGERAALYRQALEIFHEQAPWIPLAHPKLFILFSPEVEGLRMSPLGSNNFARVRRQSPPPAVDHNP is encoded by the coding sequence ATGCCCCGAAGTTTGCTGTGCCTGGCGCTGTGTCTGCCCCTGCAGCTGTGGGCCGGGCAGTCCCTGGTGGTGTGCACGGAAGCGGCGCCGGAAGGCTTCGACATCGTCCAGTACACCGCCGCCACCACTGCCGATGCCGCCGCGGAGACGCTGTTCGACCGCCTGGTGCAGTTCGCCCCCGGCACCACGCGGATCGTGCCGGCGCTGGCGCAAAGCTGGGAAATCTCCGCCGATGGTTTGAGCTACACCTTCCGCCTGCGCGCTGGCGTGCAGTTCCATCACACGCCCTGGTTCACCCCGAGTCGGCCGTTCGACGCCGACGACGTGCTGTGGAGTTTCCAGCGCCAACTCGACCCGCAGCACCCCTGGCACACGCTGTCGCCGCGCGGTTTTCCCTATGTCGAGTCGATGGCCCTCGGGCAGCTGATCGCGCGCATCGACAAGCTCGACGCCCAGCACGTGCGCTTCGTCCTCAAGCACCCCGAGGCGCCATTCCTCGCCGACCTGGCGATGGGCTTCGCCTCGATCTACTCGGCCGAATACGCCGCACAGCTGCTGCAGGCCGGCACGCCCGAACGGCTCAACAGCCAGCCGGTCGGCACCGGTCCGTTCGTCTTCGAGCGCTACGCCAAGGACGCGCAGATCCGCTATCGCGCCAACCCGGACTACTGGGCCGGCAAGCCGCCGCTCGACAAGCTGCTGTTCGCCATCACCCCCGATCCCAACGTGCGCGTGCAGCAGGTCAAGGCCGGCGCCTGCCAGGTGGCGCTGTACCCCAAGCCCACCGATGTGCCGGCGCTGCGCCAGGAGCCCAAGCTGCGCCTGGGCGAGCAGGAGGCGCTGATGATCGCCTACGTCGCCCTCAACACCCGTCATCCGCCGCTGGATGACGTGCGCGTGCGCCAGGCCATCAACCTCGCCTTCGACAAGCAGGCCTATATCCGCGCCCAGTACGGCGAGGGCGCCGCCAGCCCGGCGGTGAACCCCTACCCGCCGAGCCTGCTCGGCTACAACGGCGCGATCGCGCCCTGGCCGCACGACCCCGCACGCGCCAAGCGCCTGCTGGCCGAAGCCGGGCACGCGAGCGGCTTGAAGCTGTCGATCTGGACCCGCCCCGGCGGCGGGCCGACCAACCCCAACCCCGGCATCGGCGCGCAGATGCTGCAGGCCGACCTCGCCGCCATCGGCATCCAGGCCCAGATCCGCGTCTACGAGTGGGGCGAGCTGATCAAGCGCGCCAAGCACGGCGAGCACGATCTGGTGTTCATGGGCTGGGTCGGCGACAACGGCGATCCGGACAACTTCCTCACCCCCAACCTGTCCTGCGCCGCGGCCAAGAGCGGAGAGAATCAGGCCGGCTGGTGCAACCCGCAATTCGACGCGCTGATCCGCCAGGCCCGGCAAAGCCGCGAACAGGGCGAACGCGCCGCGCTGTATCGTCAGGCCCTGGAAATCTTCCACGAGCAGGCACCGTGGATTCCCCTCGCCCATCCGAAGCTGTTCATCCTGTTCAGCCCGGAGGTCGAGGGCTTGCGCATGAGCCCGCTCGGCTCGAACAATTTCGCCAGAGTTAGGCGACAATCGCCGCCGCCCGCGGTCGACCATAACCCCTAG
- a CDS encoding ABC transporter permease subunit, whose translation MTSAVTDQALLYPSPLKEFWQAFAHNKGAVGGLAFMLLILICALFAPWLAPHDPSEQFRDFLLTPPAWLEGGQAQFLLGTDELGRDLLSRLIHGARLSLLIGLSSVVLSLLPGVLLGLVAGFFPRLLGPAIMRLMDIMLALPALLLAVAIVAILGPGLINTVIAIAVVSLPSYVRLTRAAVLSELTRDYVTAAQLAGAGPMRLMFVSVLPNCMAPLIVQATLSFSSAILDAAALGFLGLGVQPPTPEWGTMLASARDYIERAWWVVSLPGLTILLSVLAINLMGDGLRDALDPRLKNVQ comes from the coding sequence ATGACTTCTGCGGTGACCGATCAGGCCCTGCTCTACCCCTCGCCGTTGAAGGAGTTCTGGCAGGCCTTCGCGCATAACAAGGGCGCCGTCGGCGGGCTGGCCTTCATGCTCTTGATCCTGATCTGCGCGCTGTTCGCGCCGTGGCTCGCCCCGCACGATCCCAGCGAGCAGTTCCGCGACTTCCTCCTCACCCCGCCGGCCTGGCTGGAGGGCGGCCAGGCGCAGTTCCTGCTCGGCACCGACGAGCTCGGCCGCGACCTGCTCTCCAGGCTGATCCACGGCGCGCGCCTGTCGCTGCTGATCGGCCTGAGCTCGGTAGTGCTGTCGCTGCTGCCCGGCGTGCTGCTCGGCCTGGTCGCCGGTTTCTTCCCGCGCCTGCTCGGCCCGGCGATCATGCGCCTGATGGACATCATGCTGGCCCTGCCGGCGCTGCTGCTGGCGGTGGCCATCGTCGCCATCCTCGGCCCCGGGCTGATCAACACGGTGATCGCCATCGCCGTGGTGTCGCTGCCGTCCTACGTGCGCCTGACCCGCGCCGCGGTGCTGAGCGAACTGACCCGCGACTACGTCACCGCCGCGCAGTTGGCGGGAGCGGGCCCAATGCGCCTGATGTTCGTCAGCGTGCTGCCCAACTGCATGGCGCCGCTGATCGTGCAGGCCACCCTGAGCTTCTCCTCGGCCATTCTCGATGCCGCCGCGCTGGGCTTCCTCGGCCTCGGTGTGCAGCCGCCGACGCCCGAGTGGGGCACCATGCTGGCCTCGGCGCGCGACTACATCGAGCGCGCCTGGTGGGTGGTGTCGCTGCCCGGCCTGACCATCCTGCTCAGCGTGCTGGCGATCAACCTGATGGGCGACGGCCTGCGCGACGCGCTCGACCCGCGCCTGAAGAATGTCCAGTGA